ATGATCAGGCCAAACTCGTTGAAGATTACCTTGATAAAGTGGGTACGGTATAATGAAAAATACTATATTAGCCAATCGTTATGCAAAGGCACTTTTTGCTGTGGCTCAGGAAACTGATGCCTATGACGACTACAGTAAAATGTTAGGCGAAGTGGCCGGTGCTGTGGTTTCCCAGCCCGAAGTACAGGATGGGTTAACGAATCGCCTGTACCCTGTTGATGTACGAGTTAAGGTCATGGAGTACATAATCGGGGCAGTTGGCGCCACTGGCGTTGTTAAAAATTTTCTCACCCTTGTCGTACAAAAAAAGAGGGCTGAGTTTCTGCCTGAAATTGCCACTGCTTTTCAAGCCTTGATTGATACTAAACGAAATATTTGCCAGGGATCAGTTATTACAGCAACAGAGATCAGCTCAGCGCTGAAAGATAAGGTTCAGGCAACGATGGAAAAGATTACAGGTAAAACTGTTGTATTGAAAACACAAGTTGACCCGGCTATCGTCGGTGGAATTATTGCCAAAGTGGGCGATCTGGTATTGGACGCTAGTATCAGAAGCCAGATTCAGGGGCTAAAAGAATCCATACAAGGGAGTGAATAATTAAAATGCAGATTAAAGCCGAAGAGATCAGTCAAATTATTAAGTCGCAGATCAAGGATTATGAATCAAAAGTTGATCTGAGTGAAACTGGTACAGTAATCTCAGTTGGTGACGGTATCGCACGTGTTCATGGTGTTGAGAATTGTATGGCCATGGAGCTGCTTGAGTTCTCCAATGGAGTACTTGGTCTGGCACTGAACCTTGAGGCAGACAACGTCGGTTGTGCCGTACTCGGTAACGTTTCAGGAATTAAAGAAGGCGATATTGTCAAACGAACCGGCAAGATAGCCGAGGTACCAGTTGGGCCTGAAATGGAAGGTCGAGTTGTTGATGCCGTTGGTAATCCAATTGACGGGCAGGGGCCGATTAATGCCAAACACAGCAGTAAGATCGAGGTGTTGGCACCCGGTGTTATCGCCAGAAAGAGTGTTCATGAGCCCTGCTACACCGGTTCAAAAGCTATCGACGCTATGACACCGGTTGGACGTGGTCAGCGTGAGCTGGTCATTGGGGACAGGCAGATCGGTAAAACGGCTGTATGCGTTGATGCGATTATCGCTCAGAAAAACACCGATGTGCATTGTGTCTATGTTGCTATTGGCCAGAAAAAATCGACTGTTGCTCTAGTAGTTGAAGCGCTTCGTAAAAATGGCGCCATGGAGTACACAACGGTTGTGGCAGCCTGTGCCTCTGATCCTGCTCCACTTCAGTATACGGCGGCCTTTGCTGGTTGTGCAATGGGGGAGTATTTTCGTGATAATGGCCAGCACGCATTAATCATCTATGATGATCTTTCTAAGCAGGCAGTAGCCTATCGTCAGCTTTCACTGCTTCTTCGACGTCCACCGGGACGAGAGGCGTTTCCTGGAGATATTTTCTTCAATCACTCACGGCTTCTTGAGCGATCATGCAAGGTTAATGATGAGCTCGGTGCAGGCTCACTAACCGCTTTGCCGATCATCGAGACCCAGGCGGGTGACGTATCTGCCTATATTCCAACAAACGTAATCTCTATTACTGATGGACAGGTATATCTTGAGCCAAGTCTGTTTTTTGCGGGTGTTCGTCCGGCAATTAACGTTGGTCTTTCAGTATCTCGAGTTGGTGGTGCTGCCCAAGTTAAGGCCATGAAACAGGTTGCCGGTACCCTTCGTCTTGATCTTGCCCAGTATCGTGAACTTGCTGCCTTTGCAGGGTTTGGTTCAGACCTTGATGCTGCAACTCAGGCTCAGCTAACTCGTGGTGAGCGACTTGTTGAAATTCTTAAACAGCCTCAGTACCAGCCATTATCCATGGAAAAACAGGTTACTATTCTTTTTGCAGGCACAAAGGGCTTCCTTGACACTTTACCGGTTGACAGCCTTGCTGACTTTGAGAAAGATTTGTACGCACATATAGAAGCGAATGCTGCAGACATCTTTGCA
This window of the Desulfobulbaceae bacterium genome carries:
- a CDS encoding F0F1 ATP synthase subunit alpha yields the protein MQIKAEEISQIIKSQIKDYESKVDLSETGTVISVGDGIARVHGVENCMAMELLEFSNGVLGLALNLEADNVGCAVLGNVSGIKEGDIVKRTGKIAEVPVGPEMEGRVVDAVGNPIDGQGPINAKHSSKIEVLAPGVIARKSVHEPCYTGSKAIDAMTPVGRGQRELVIGDRQIGKTAVCVDAIIAQKNTDVHCVYVAIGQKKSTVALVVEALRKNGAMEYTTVVAACASDPAPLQYTAAFAGCAMGEYFRDNGQHALIIYDDLSKQAVAYRQLSLLLRRPPGREAFPGDIFFNHSRLLERSCKVNDELGAGSLTALPIIETQAGDVSAYIPTNVISITDGQVYLEPSLFFAGVRPAINVGLSVSRVGGAAQVKAMKQVAGTLRLDLAQYRELAAFAGFGSDLDAATQAQLTRGERLVEILKQPQYQPLSMEKQVTILFAGTKGFLDTLPVDSLADFEKDLYAHIEANAADIFATLNEKQAIDGALDAQMKDVISKFVVQFKSAKGLS
- a CDS encoding F0F1 ATP synthase subunit delta: MKNTILANRYAKALFAVAQETDAYDDYSKMLGEVAGAVVSQPEVQDGLTNRLYPVDVRVKVMEYIIGAVGATGVVKNFLTLVVQKKRAEFLPEIATAFQALIDTKRNICQGSVITATEISSALKDKVQATMEKITGKTVVLKTQVDPAIVGGIIAKVGDLVLDASIRSQIQGLKESIQGSE